One part of the Moorena sp. SIOASIH genome encodes these proteins:
- the pstS gene encoding phosphate ABC transporter substrate-binding protein PstS, with the protein MSLALIKSRRTLITLTVTVAIVLISLKAASAIPLFGAGASFPQPLYQRYFSQYQQETSVNISYSTIGSGRGIEEFINESFDFAATDMPPTDEEKSQMKRGLQMVPTAGGAVSVIYNLQGVVSSVRLSRDTLGKIFTGQIGNWKQVNTYLPRRDIKVVVRSDSSGTSFIFTNYLSAITHGLIKPSPTPDWGFKVFSSRPQNGGVAAEVRRIDGAIGYIEANYALENNFPSARIENQEGRYIKPSIEQASKGLVNVEFNQDFTLKLNDPADGYPIVGLTWLLLYQKYPNQAKAQGIKDMVNWILTKGQDLNGELGYTRIPDDIARQAIQAVNQNITVGT; encoded by the coding sequence ATGAGTTTAGCTCTAATCAAGTCCCGTCGGACATTGATAACCTTAACAGTTACAGTTGCCATTGTATTGATTTCACTGAAGGCAGCAAGTGCAATACCATTGTTTGGTGCCGGTGCTTCATTTCCCCAACCCCTTTACCAGCGTTACTTTTCCCAATACCAACAAGAAACCAGCGTTAATATAAGTTACAGTACGATTGGCAGTGGTCGTGGTATTGAGGAATTCATTAACGAGTCTTTTGATTTCGCTGCCACTGATATGCCCCCAACCGATGAGGAAAAAAGTCAGATGAAACGGGGCTTGCAAATGGTGCCAACAGCCGGGGGAGCTGTTTCAGTCATTTACAATCTCCAAGGTGTAGTGAGTTCTGTTAGACTATCTCGCGATACTTTAGGGAAAATCTTTACTGGTCAAATTGGTAATTGGAAGCAAGTTAACACTTACCTCCCCAGAAGAGACATCAAAGTTGTTGTGCGCTCAGATAGCAGCGGTACTAGTTTCATTTTCACTAACTACTTGAGTGCTATTACCCATGGTCTGATCAAACCTAGTCCAACACCAGATTGGGGCTTCAAGGTCTTCTCAAGCCGTCCTCAAAATGGTGGAGTAGCTGCCGAAGTGCGGCGGATTGACGGTGCCATTGGCTATATAGAGGCTAATTATGCTCTAGAAAACAATTTCCCTAGCGCTAGGATAGAAAATCAAGAGGGTCGCTATATTAAGCCTAGTATTGAGCAAGCCAGTAAGGGGCTGGTCAATGTGGAGTTTAACCAAGACTTCACCCTCAAACTTAACGATCCAGCCGATGGTTATCCAATTGTAGGTCTAACTTGGCTGCTACTGTACCAGAAGTACCCCAATCAGGCCAAAGCCCAGGGGATTAAAGATATGGTTAATTGGATTCTGACTAAAGGTCAAGACCTTAACGGGGAACTGGGGTACACTCGGATTCCAGACGATATTGCTCGCCAAGCCATCCAAGCAGTGAATCAAAATATCACCGTTGGCACATAG
- a CDS encoding iron uptake porin has product MKKFCGGLPLTPIVLGVHLVTITPAMADSEPENLTADWSDVNTNPKYLAQEYPKTPPKTPVTDQFHHQLEFKTTTSIPNSGISTASLTNLESPPDLEVADTVSNPSMGQVAPISKLLDIPSTQTNSNSLDNSPDNSLDISQNLGVTDPLSNGPMERVTPVYELSDVQPTDWAYEALQSLLKRYRCLTGYEDDTYRGNRALTRYEFAFGLNFCLNRVNAMIIGKTANLVTEADLAAMQRLQEEFSGELATVQARVDNLEGRVTFLEDHQFSTTTILRGSVDIALATGFGGKKAVPSGQSPTEDFDDTNTLLGGRAILNFDTSFTGRDLLRTRLRAGNTSNFSTGFTGTAMTKFGFATNTGNDVRLNQLFYRFPLGNKGLVSIAAAGQGATALIPTLNPAFSISSFGFNNYIYDLGFGAGAGIYYQFNDLIATGAAYYTGSASNSDFGLFNGAFGALAQVTLTPSDRFGMALTYVRYYSPEAANTASFLGSEFAQSPFGSNTATSSNSLGVSTSYRFSDRFTLGGWLGYSNAIAESSPRNNDFDGSTGSKADIWSWAVTAAFPDIGKLGSQLNLIVGMPPRLASNDVAGRRDRDVSYHLELSYRYPLTDRIFITPGVLVIIDPEHNDENDTIGVGLLRTQFNF; this is encoded by the coding sequence GTGAAAAAATTTTGCGGTGGATTACCACTGACACCGATAGTACTTGGTGTCCATTTGGTAACCATTACCCCCGCTATGGCTGATAGCGAACCAGAAAACTTGACAGCAGATTGGTCAGATGTTAATACCAACCCAAAATATCTAGCGCAAGAGTATCCAAAAACTCCCCCAAAAACTCCTGTAACCGACCAATTCCACCATCAACTGGAGTTTAAGACCACTACCTCTATTCCCAATTCTGGGATATCGACAGCTAGCTTGACTAATCTGGAGTCACCGCCAGACCTAGAGGTGGCAGACACTGTGAGTAATCCGTCCATGGGTCAGGTAGCACCGATTTCTAAACTATTAGACATCCCATCTACTCAGACTAATTCCAATAGTCTAGATAATAGTCCAGATAATAGTTTAGATATATCCCAAAACTTAGGTGTGACAGACCCGTTGAGTAATGGACCAATGGAGCGGGTAACACCAGTTTATGAACTGTCTGATGTCCAACCTACGGATTGGGCTTACGAAGCACTACAGTCTTTGTTGAAGCGCTATAGATGCCTGACTGGTTACGAGGATGACACCTATCGCGGTAACCGTGCCCTGACTCGCTACGAGTTTGCTTTTGGCTTGAATTTTTGCCTAAATCGGGTGAATGCCATGATTATTGGGAAAACAGCCAACTTGGTAACCGAAGCTGATTTAGCAGCAATGCAAAGGCTACAAGAAGAGTTCAGTGGTGAATTGGCTACTGTACAGGCTCGGGTCGATAACTTGGAAGGGCGGGTTACTTTCCTCGAAGACCACCAGTTTTCTACTACTACTATCTTGCGTGGGAGTGTAGATATTGCTCTAGCTACTGGCTTTGGCGGGAAAAAAGCAGTTCCTTCTGGTCAAAGCCCAACGGAAGATTTTGATGATACTAATACTCTGTTGGGAGGCCGGGCAATTCTCAACTTTGACACCAGTTTTACTGGTCGAGACCTTTTGCGCACTAGACTTCGGGCAGGGAATACCAGTAACTTTAGCACTGGTTTCACCGGCACAGCCATGACAAAGTTTGGTTTTGCCACTAATACCGGCAATGATGTGAGATTAAACCAGCTGTTCTATCGGTTTCCCCTAGGTAATAAAGGTCTGGTATCTATAGCAGCAGCAGGTCAGGGAGCAACTGCTTTGATTCCCACCCTCAATCCAGCATTTTCCATTTCCAGTTTTGGATTCAATAATTACATCTACGACTTGGGTTTTGGCGCTGGTGCTGGGATATACTATCAATTCAATGACCTGATTGCTACTGGAGCAGCGTATTACACTGGTTCTGCCTCTAATTCAGACTTTGGACTGTTCAATGGTGCCTTTGGTGCTTTGGCTCAGGTGACCCTTACTCCCTCTGATCGCTTTGGTATGGCCTTGACCTATGTCCGGTACTACTCTCCTGAAGCAGCCAACACTGCATCGTTTCTCGGTAGCGAATTCGCTCAATCTCCCTTTGGCTCAAATACAGCCACCTCATCAAATAGCTTAGGTGTATCCACTAGCTATCGATTTAGCGATCGCTTTACCCTAGGGGGTTGGCTTGGTTATAGCAATGCGATCGCAGAATCCTCACCCCGTAACAATGATTTCGATGGATCAACCGGATCAAAAGCAGATATTTGGAGCTGGGCAGTTACCGCAGCTTTCCCAGACATCGGAAAACTAGGCAGCCAGTTGAATCTCATAGTTGGCATGCCTCCGAGGCTAGCTAGTAATGATGTTGCTGGTCGTCGCGATCGGGATGTATCATACCATCTCGAACTGTCTTATCGCTACCCACTCACTGATAGAATCTTTATCACTCCTGGTGTTTTGGTGATTATCGATCCAGAACACAATGATGAAAATGATACCATTGGGGTTGGACTGCTGCGAACCCAGTTTAATTTCTAG
- a CDS encoding glycine betaine/L-proline ABC transporter ATP-binding protein → MTNINSNPKIRIEHLIKIYGEKPQAALKLFRQGGSRDSILEKTGQVLGIADVSLTVNKGELFVVMGLSGSGKSTLARCINRLINPTSGNIYIDDEDIAHVDEKRMREIRQSKVSMVFQRFGLFPHKTVAENVGYGLKVRGIDQAKRRKKALETLEVVGLSQWADYLPSSLSGGMRQRVGLARALATDAEILLMDEAFSALDPLIRRDMQDELLRLQTELHKTIVFISHDIQEALKMGDHIAVMKDGYIVQIGTPEELVNQPADDYISAFIQDVNRAQVLKTGSIARQTPALVLTENSARAGLEQMIDHHLQQIYVVDEHSKPVGIVKKQWLEAVLQKGSEDITEVMETDFPTVNPSTHLEDIFHLYRDGLPVAVVDTDGTFKGMVEQSDLIASIGKPQKLVQDNS, encoded by the coding sequence ATGACTAATATTAATTCAAACCCCAAAATTCGTATTGAACATCTGATTAAAATTTATGGCGAAAAACCCCAAGCTGCCCTCAAACTGTTTCGGCAAGGTGGGAGTAGGGATTCTATCTTAGAAAAAACCGGTCAAGTCTTAGGAATTGCCGATGTCTCTCTGACCGTCAATAAAGGAGAATTGTTCGTGGTCATGGGGTTATCCGGTTCCGGAAAATCCACCCTAGCTCGCTGTATTAACCGCTTAATTAATCCCACCAGCGGCAATATCTATATCGATGATGAAGACATTGCCCATGTTGATGAGAAGCGGATGCGAGAGATTCGCCAGAGCAAGGTATCAATGGTGTTTCAGCGATTTGGATTATTTCCCCACAAAACAGTTGCAGAAAATGTAGGGTATGGTCTCAAGGTCCGGGGGATAGATCAAGCCAAACGCCGCAAAAAAGCCTTGGAAACCTTAGAGGTGGTAGGTTTATCCCAATGGGCGGATTATTTACCTTCATCCCTCAGTGGTGGGATGCGTCAACGGGTCGGTTTAGCCCGCGCCTTAGCCACAGATGCCGAGATTTTACTTATGGATGAGGCATTCAGCGCCCTCGACCCCCTGATTCGGCGGGACATGCAGGATGAATTACTGCGACTCCAGACAGAACTGCACAAAACCATTGTATTTATCAGCCATGATATTCAAGAAGCCCTTAAGATGGGCGATCACATAGCAGTGATGAAAGACGGTTATATAGTCCAAATTGGCACACCAGAAGAACTGGTTAACCAACCAGCTGACGACTACATCAGTGCATTCATCCAAGATGTTAACCGCGCCCAAGTCCTAAAAACTGGGTCAATTGCTCGTCAAACCCCTGCCTTAGTTCTTACAGAAAACTCTGCTAGAGCTGGACTGGAACAGATGATAGACCATCACCTCCAACAAATCTATGTTGTCGATGAACACAGCAAACCTGTTGGAATTGTCAAGAAACAATGGCTCGAAGCAGTCCTCCAAAAAGGAAGCGAAGACATTACTGAAGTGATGGAAACGGACTTCCCCACAGTCAACCCTTCAACCCACCTAGAAGATATATTTCACCTCTACCGAGACGGACTTCCTGTTGCTGTAGTCGATACTGACGGTACATTCAAAGGAATGGTAGAACAGTCTGATCTTATCGCTAGTATTGGCAAACCTCAAAAGCTTGTCCAAGACAACAGCTGA
- the pstS gene encoding phosphate ABC transporter substrate-binding protein PstS, producing the protein MIGYQFFWQKVLTATAVTVTVGFGSISGAIAQSLTGAGATFPEPLYRRYFREYQEQTTDVKLKYSAIGSGGGIRRFLNQSVDLGASNVIPTPVERNSMKRGLLMVPTAGGSLAVVYNLQGITTDVKLSRETLGKIFTGQISNWKQVNSRLPNRKIQVVVHSGTSGTSFIFTKYLNEITNGRIRASRKPNWGFKVFSSVPGNGPVASEVKRIDGAIGYVPASYAKQLNLPMARLENRAGRYVKPTVDQANKALANVQFNDDFTIENIDDPEQGYPIVGITWLFLYEKYPKPELAQGVKDLINWILTEGQDLNEDLQYTRIPEDVANRAIEAVNNNIRVVP; encoded by the coding sequence ATGATTGGCTATCAATTTTTTTGGCAAAAGGTTTTAACAGCAACAGCGGTAACCGTTACCGTTGGCTTTGGTTCTATCAGTGGTGCGATCGCTCAATCCCTGACTGGTGCGGGAGCTACATTTCCTGAACCCCTTTATCGGCGTTACTTTAGAGAATACCAAGAACAAACAACAGATGTAAAGCTCAAATACAGTGCCATTGGCAGTGGTGGTGGGATTAGACGATTTCTGAATCAGTCCGTTGACTTAGGAGCGAGCAATGTAATTCCAACTCCTGTAGAGAGAAACTCAATGAAACGGGGTTTGTTGATGGTGCCAACGGCTGGGGGGTCTTTGGCTGTGGTTTATAATCTTCAAGGAATAACCACCGATGTTAAGCTATCCCGAGAAACTCTAGGTAAAATCTTCACAGGTCAAATTTCTAATTGGAAGCAAGTTAACTCCCGCCTGCCAAACCGTAAGATTCAAGTAGTTGTCCACTCAGGCACTAGCGGTACTAGCTTTATTTTTACTAAATATTTGAATGAAATTACTAATGGCAGAATCCGAGCCAGTAGAAAACCTAATTGGGGCTTTAAGGTCTTCTCTAGTGTTCCGGGAAATGGACCAGTAGCTAGCGAAGTTAAGCGAATTGACGGTGCCATTGGCTATGTACCGGCGAGTTATGCTAAACAGCTTAACCTACCAATGGCCAGGCTGGAAAACCGAGCAGGTCGCTACGTCAAGCCTACCGTTGATCAAGCCAATAAAGCCCTAGCCAATGTGCAGTTCAATGATGACTTCACCATCGAAAATATAGATGACCCAGAACAGGGATATCCAATTGTAGGTATAACTTGGCTGTTTCTCTACGAAAAGTATCCTAAACCAGAACTAGCCCAAGGGGTTAAAGACCTGATAAATTGGATTCTGACTGAAGGTCAAGACTTGAACGAAGATCTACAGTACACTCGGATACCGGAAGATGTTGCTAACCGAGCCATCGAAGCTGTGAATAACAACATCAGGGTTGTTCCATAG
- a CDS encoding Uma2 family endonuclease encodes MPPTDLIFDDGEPLESDRHRIAMNALIRSLRVALADRDDYFVGGNMFVYFSSEQARNRDFRGPDFFVVLNVDGSRERLGWVVWEEQGRYPDVIIELMSPSTKQVDTGKKKSIYCQTFRTPNYFVYQPFDPDSLQGWYLDIDNGYQELTPNEQGWLWCQRLGLWLGLWSGTIEETSAVWLRFYDRDGNLVPLPEEAAEQRAEVAEQQAEVAEQRAEQLAERLRQAGINPDEI; translated from the coding sequence ATGCCACCAACCGATTTAATCTTTGATGATGGAGAACCTTTGGAGAGTGACCGCCACCGCATAGCCATGAACGCCCTCATCCGGTCACTGCGCGTTGCTTTAGCTGACCGAGACGATTACTTTGTTGGGGGAAATATGTTTGTTTACTTCAGTAGTGAACAAGCACGAAACCGGGACTTTCGCGGGCCAGATTTCTTTGTAGTCTTGAATGTAGACGGTAGCCGAGAACGTCTTGGCTGGGTAGTATGGGAAGAACAAGGTCGCTACCCAGATGTGATAATCGAGCTGATGTCCCCCTCCACAAAGCAAGTTGATACAGGTAAAAAGAAGAGCATCTACTGCCAGACCTTCCGCACTCCAAATTATTTTGTCTACCAACCGTTTGACCCGGATTCATTGCAAGGATGGTATTTAGATATAGACAATGGCTACCAGGAGCTAACCCCAAATGAACAAGGGTGGCTATGGTGTCAGCGCTTAGGCTTGTGGTTGGGACTATGGTCTGGAACCATTGAGGAAACCTCAGCAGTATGGCTGCGCTTTTATGACCGGGATGGGAATCTAGTTCCTTTGCCAGAAGAAGCAGCTGAGCAACGAGCTGAAGTAGCTGAGCAACAAGCTGAAGTAGCTGAGCAACGAGCTGAGCAATTAGCAGAAAGACTGCGACAGGCAGGGATTAACCCAGATGAAATTTAA